Part of the Bacteroides acidifaciens genome, CAGCCCCCGGCCAAGAAATTCCTGATATAAATAGCAAAGGGACGGATGTAAATACAAAAATCAGCATACACGTCTCCCGATTGCGAATAGCAATGGAAGTTGTCATGGCAAAGAAAATGCAAGCTGCCAAATAAGGAACAACGAATAATACTAACGAACCGGGCTGTCCGATTTGGTTGAGGCTGAATAGTCGTGGTACGATATGCAGTACGTAGAAAGCGACCAATACATAAACCATGAAGTAACTTAGTCCCTTTCCGAGTACGATTCGTAAAGTTCCGTTATAATGCCGGTTGATAGGTACAAGGTCTTTGAAGCGGTTGTTCTCGCGGGCGGTTCCGGCTGCAAGACCGATGCCGAGCAATAGTGTCTGCTGAATAATCAATACCAGTACAGCAGGAATTAGAAAGGCGGCGAATCCGGCAGTAGGATTGAATATCGAAATCTCCTCATATTCTATCGGGTAAGCAGTTATTTCATCCTGTCGGTCGGTCGTATTGCCACTGCGGGCTATTTTAATATCCTGATTCATATCCAATGAGACGGCAGTATTGGCTATCAACATGGACTTATAATAAAGTAATCCGCTCATGTCGCAATAAATACTGACCTGTGTCTGTTTTCCTTTGGCAATGTTATCGCTAAAGTCAGAAGGGATATAGATGATGCCGTACGCATGTCTGTCCTTCAGCATTTGTTTGGCTTCTTCCATATCAGCGCAATAAGATACGATTTGTATATCAGGTGTAGCGTCTACTTTCCGGAGATATTCACGGCTGAGAGATGAATGGGAATCGTCCACCACAACAGCGGGAACTTCACGCACCACTTCATTGTCGTAGATGAAGCTATACAGCAATGGATAGCCCAACGGGACGAGTATGAAGAATATCAGTACCCCCTGGTCGCGGAAAGTTGTCTGAAACTCCCGCTTCCAGATATAAAACAGGTCATTGATACCTTGGGCTATCTTGTCTTTTAATTTTATATCTTTCATTTAGGGTATGTATTTATAGTAAACCAATGCTTCTTTTAAGCGGTGAACCACAAAGAAAGGAAGCATCATGAATATTAATAATGCCATATAATTGCTCCACGAGTAAGCCATACTGTATCCGTTGAGTGCCTGGTCTACATAAATCAGGAAATAATGGCGCAACGGGAATAGGTTGCTTAAAGCCTGCAAGACAGGGTG contains:
- a CDS encoding ABC transporter permease, with translation MKDIKLKDKIAQGINDLFYIWKREFQTTFRDQGVLIFFILVPLGYPLLYSFIYDNEVVREVPAVVVDDSHSSLSREYLRKVDATPDIQIVSYCADMEEAKQMLKDRHAYGIIYIPSDFSDNIAKGKQTQVSIYCDMSGLLYYKSMLIANTAVSLDMNQDIKIARSGNTTDRQDEITAYPIEYEEISIFNPTAGFAAFLIPAVLVLIIQQTLLLGIGLAAGTARENNRFKDLVPINRHYNGTLRIVLGKGLSYFMVYVLVAFYVLHIVPRLFSLNQIGQPGSLVLFVVPYLAACIFFAMTTSIAIRNRETCMLIFVFTSVPLLFISGISWPGAAIPPFWKYVSYIFPSTFGINGFVKINNMGATLSEVAFEYKALWLQAGFYFLTTCWVYRWQILMSRKHAIERYKELKEKENLSKQVSD